tctggtgttggaattccaccacctagaacacagtgttgttgcaacaagacgaagttttcaacggaggtttaatgtaaccaaaggactgaaaagcgatacaataaaggatctgtttgaaaaatttcaacggactgggaacgtgacggatgaacgtgctggaaaggtagggcgaccgcatacggcaaccacagagggcaacgcgcagctagtacagcaggtgatccaacagcggcctcgggtttccgttcgccgtgttgcagctgcggtccaaatgacgccaacgtccacgtatcgtctcatgcgccagagtttacacctctatccatacaaaattcaaacgcggcaacccctcagcgccgctaccattgctgcacgagagacattcgctaacgatatagtgcacaggattgatgacggcgatatgcatgtgggcagtatttggtttactgataaagcttatttttacctggacggcttcgtcaataaacagaactggcgcatatggggaaccgaaaagccccatgttgcagtcccatcgtccctgcatcctcaaaaagtactggtctgggccgccatttcttccaaaggaatcattggcccatttttcagatccgaatcgattactgcatcacgctatctggacattcttcgtgaatttgtggcggtacaaactgccttagacgacactgcgaacacctcgtggtttatgcaagatggtgcccggccacatcgcacgggcgacgtctttaatttcctgaatgaatatttcgatgatcgtgtgattgctttgggctatccgaaacatacaggaggcggcgtggattggcctccctattcgccagacatgaacccctgtgacttctttctgtggggacacttgaaagaccaggtgtaccgccagaatccagaaacaattgaacagctgaagcagtacatctcatctacatgtgaagccattccgccagacacgttgtcaaaggtttcgggtaatttcattcagagactacgccatattattgctacgcatggtggatatgtggaaaatattgtactatagagtttcccagaccgcagtgccatctgttgttgaaaattgtaactactgtaatttcgaaagtttgtctgcctgaaaatgtactgttgtcccaagcatattgcaacaaacggtgtatttctatcactgctcatttagtttttattgccgtttcaaatataccggtcatttttgaaacaccctatatatatatatatatatatatatatatatatatatatatatatatatatatatatatatatatatatatataatagagggaaacattccacgtgggaaaaatatatttaaaaagaaagatgatgagacttaccaaacaaaagcaggtcgatagacacacaaacaaacacaaacatacacacaaaattctagctttcgcaaccaacggttgcctcgtcaggaaagagggaaggagaaggaaagacaaaaggatatgggttttaagggagagggtaaggagtcattccaatcccgggagcggaaagacttaccttagggggaaaaaaggacaggtatacactcgcacacacacacatatccatccacacatacacacacacaagcagacatttgtcacaAATGTCtgcttacaaatgtctgcttgtgtctgtgtatgtgtggatggatatgtgtgtgtgtgtgagtgtatacctgtccttttttccccctaaggtaagtctttccgctcccgggattggaatgactccttaccctctcccttaaaacccatatcctattgtctttccttctccttccctctttcctgacgaggcaaccgttggttgcgaaagctagaattttgtgtgtatgtttgtgtttgtttgtgtgtctatcgacctgccagcgcttttgtttggtaagtctcatcatctttctttttatatatatatatatatatatatatatatatatatatatatatatatatatatatatagttatagttatagttataatagaaggaaacattccacgtaggaaaaatatacctaaaaacaaagatgatgtgacttaccaaatgaaagtgctggcaggtcgacagacacacaaacggacacaaacatacacacaaaattcaagctttcgcaacaaactgttgcctcatcaggaaagagggaaggagagggaaagacgaaaggatgtgggttttaagggagagggtaaggagtcattccagtcccgggagcggaaagacttaccttagggggaaaaatggacgggtatacactcgcacacacacacatatccatttttTCCCATGTTAAATATTTTTTCGGTTAGTTTTAATGAATGAACTGCCCTGAGAAAGAGAATGTGGTACTCACAGTGCTCAAGATATTTGCAAAAAGTAATGAGGATTTCAACCAGCTTTTTTAATAACGtataaactaatttttaaattaacgattgtattgagatgtcggataaaacagaatataactctcgcatggaataggaaacgctaacatttcatgaCTTGTCAAAAACCCTGGTTGGGATGTACCTAAACAAAAGCTTTACACTTTATACATAAGAAAAGTCCTTCACCGTATCACCCCTGCCCCCATTTCTCCCATTTGTTATGGGTGAAACGGTGAATAGCACAGCAAGAAGTTCAAAACACTAGATGCAACGATTTTTAGGTTATGTAGTACATAAGCATTATAAGAAGGCAGAATATTCTCATTCTTTCAATGTTCTCTCTTCATTGAGAATTCTGTATTTAGTTAACATCTTGAAATTATCAGTAGACAGTTTTCCATCTTCAAGCCATATATCATGTCGTATATTCCTGATTTGATGGTATCACATTCTGCTTATTTCTGCACATTGCTAATTGTCAAGCCATGCTTCCATACTGGTTGGTTTTTTATTTAAGCAACATAAATTCACTGAGCTTACCACATTCAGCAAATAAcattttttctctttactttttatttctagGTTAATATATCTCCAGTGACAAAAATTTTGTAATGATTATATTTTGCAGTCATTAGAATTAAAGTGGAGAACCTCCTCGTGAATGTTTTTTCGTCAGTAGCTGGCATTTGGTAAATAAATGCAATAAGAAGTTTGTGAGTGTGAAATGCCACAGCAGATGCTACAAAAACATAACTTGTTGTCACTGAATAAGCAAATGTTACAAACAAGTTTATTTCTGTACTTTTAATCCAATGTTAAGTCACACAGAGATTGCTGCACTTAATTTTATCCAGCCAGTACTGGAATTAAGAAATTATACTACTTAAGGATTGTACATTTACATGTAATAAAATTAGCTCATTTTTGCTACAAGGAACTgggtctagtttttttttttttttattaaattttagtgTGTCTTTTGTATTACATTCTGATCTTCTTTGTCATTGCCAAGACCAATATATCTCTGGCTTGGTCAGGCTTATACATTTCTCTGATCAGGTTCTGATTGTTGAGAGATGTGCTACTACTTGCTAGGGCAGGCCAATTTATTATTTCCCATGTTAAATATTTTTTCGGTTAGTTTTAATGAATGAACTGCCCTGAGAAAGAGAATGTGGTACTCACAGTGCTCAAGATATTTGCAAAAAGTAATGAGGATTTCAACCAGCTTTTTTAATAACGTGACTTGGGAAAGAACAGGTAGTCCTATATGAATGGTCAGACACTGAGGTCAAAGATAACTTAactcaactactactactactactactactactactactactcagctctacagtccttgaagggccttggcctgcatcacacTATCCTGCCACTCTATTCGATCCATGGCTTTCCGTCTCTATCCTCTGACACCCagttttttcatgtcttcttcaactccatccacccatctctttctggggCGTCCCCTCTACCGTCTGTCTCCAACCTTGCAATCAAAAATCCTCTTACatgctctgtcttcttccattctgacCATGAGTCCTGCCCACCGCAGTCTTCTTATTAtaatggtagtgacaatgtcaggttcttcaaaaaggtGTTGTAGTTCTGCATTCACAAGAATGCGCCAACCTTCTTGATCATATATTGGGCCATATATTTTACGTAGCACCTTTCTCTCCCATatgctaaggatcctttcctcattCACAGTCATGGTCCACGTTTTGGCACCATACATAACAAAAGTAGCATCTGTTACCTGCTGCTATTCTGGCTTTCATCTCACTGCCAATGTCATTTGTTTCAGTGACAGTCGACACGAGGTACTTGAAGTCTTTCACCCTTTCAAACTCTCTGTCGGCCATCCTGAGATTCGGTAGGTTTTGttggttggtcattgccatataCTTGGTCTTTTCGACATTGACTGTCAGGCCAAGTTCCCTTGCACTTTTCTTCAGTCATTGATAGGCTTCGCCTAGCACAACTGTGTTTCGTGCGAGTAAtgctacatcgtcagcataggctaggTACTGTAGTGAACGATTTAACTCTATCTGACTTATGACTTTTTCTAGGCAAAGGTTGAATAGCAGTGAGGAGATATTGTCACCCTGTCTTAAGTCCCTTCTTCACTACCACTTCTCTGGAGATTTagccctgtatttttactttacagttggtttcGCTGAGGgttatcatagaaagtttaatGAGCTTCTTAGGTATTCCAGCCTCTTCCATTACATTCCACAATGCCACTCTTGAGATGCTATCATAGGCTTGTTTAAAGTCGATAAACAGCTGGTGTGTGTTAATTTGGTGTTCATAACACTTTTCAAGTAGCATGCACAATGTAAATATCTGGTTAATTGTTGACCTATTTCTTCCAAAGCCACTCTGATAGTCTCCAACTCTCTCTTCCACATATGGAGTAAGCCTGTTGGTTAGAATCTTGGAGAAAACTTTATATGTAGTATTTAGAAGGGAGATTCCTTGATAGTTCTAGCAGCttaatttatctccttttttatgtatggggcacATTGTAGCTGTTTTCCACTCCTTTGGCAAGCTCTTCTCTTGCCagatattcagtattattttatgaatTGTTTTCCACGGTGTTTCCCCACTATATTTGAGAAGTTTGGCCTGGATCTGATCTTCTCCAGGCGCCTTATTGTTTTTTAAGGTCTTAATGGCTTGCATCACTTCCCCCAGTGTAGGTTCTGGTGTTACAACCTCTGGTCCATAGTAAGTTAGTTCCACCAGTTCCTCTCGTTCTAACCATTCTACTTCTGGGTCAGTAACTCTTGGAAGTATTCTGCCCACCTGTCAAGTATTTTATTACTCCCCCCTATCAAATCCCCTTCTTTGTTCCTACACATATTTGTTCTGGCTTGGCACTCGGTCTTTCCTTCTTTAATCTTTTGGTAAATTTCATGACTCTGCTTCTCTTCTCCTAGTTTCTTTTCTTCTGTCTGCAGACCCTCTTTGTTACACAGTGCTTTTCATTATATTCATTCAGATTTGCTCGAGTTCttctctgcaataatttcattcATGCTATATTATGTTCCTCAATTCTTCTCACACATtcttcatcaaaccaatcttccttcctttgagCCCGTTCATGTCCTAAAACCTCTGCAGCTGCCTCGAGGATTGCAGTCTTACATTGTTTCCACATTACTTCTATATGTTCATCTGATGTGCTGGTCTCATTCTTAATCCCCTCTTCTATTTTCGTCTGATATGCTCTCCGTATTTCTTctcagtttcttaatgtcaaacctCTTTTGTTTGCGGCCTTTTTGTTTACTCAATAGTCATGTCCTTTGTCTGTGTTTAATTCTCATTAGATGGTGGTCTGAATTGCAGTCAGCTCCACATTGGCTATTAACATCCATTATGTGCAATCCGTGTCTCCGATCAATCAATATATGGTCTATCTGATTGCTGATTTGTCCATctggtgaaatccaagttttttgtgtatttttgtgtggGAAATATTTACTGCTGACAGTCATATTTTTGCTTATAGCAAAATCTACAGCCCTAAGTCCATTGTCGTTTGATATTTCATGAAGGCTATGTCTTCCTATGGTTGACTGAAAGacctcttcttttcctatttttgcatTCAGGTCTCCTATTAATATATTGACATAATGTTTGGGAGCCTGATCATACAGTTGTTCTACCTTGCTATACAACTCATCCTTTTGTTGTTCATCTGCCTCCTCTGTGGGTGCATGTAGATTTATCATTGTAATGTTGAAAAATTTTACCCTTAATCTTAATAATGGACATCCGTTCATTGATTGGTTGGAAGCACATCACCACAGTTTCAGTTCTTTAGTGACCACAAAACCTGTTCCAAAGGTATTCATCCTCCCACCACTACAGAAGATAGTGAAATTTCCTGCATCCATTATGTCACTCACCTTCCACCTAATTTCCTGGAGACCCAATATTTTAATACTGTAATTGTTTACTTGCATTAGCAAGCTGACGTAGGGCTCCAGCTTGGTATAGGCTCTgcacattccatgttcctatgtaCATATCTCTTATCCTTTTTTTGTAGGCTGGGGTCGTCATTGAAATATCTGTTCAGCTTATTCCTTTGCTAGCATTCACAACAATTGATGTTTTACAGGGGGAGATTGTTAATCTTCCGCCCAACCATTTGGGGGGTTGCCCCTTACAGCTCGCAGGGTACGTGGCTCCAAGTTCAGGGGAGCATCCTTAGCCTTTGTAGATCCCTCTACTAACTGCAAGGCAGCAGGTGCTTTGTATCGGCTTTACTCCCTTAGGGAGACTGGCTTCACCACGCCACTAGAGCCCGCCCTGTTGTTAGGATAGGATCTGACATGAGACaggtcgttgtgggacacacttcgtctggctcctccccATTGGCCTCTCAGGCATGGATTGCCCTGCTGGTAGCTACGTACCGCCAGCATAGCCCTCTggatccagagcacgcaaacctccccacttTCACGGATAGCGCTGCATTAATGTGGCGTCCCCTGAGGAGGTAACTCAACTAATAGCCCCTAAATATCTGCCAGAAATAGTTAAAAATGTAATATTCAGCATTTACAAATATGAAAGTTTCTTTCTAATTTAGTCCCTCAGTAATATTAGTTCCTTTACTAAGATCATAGTAATTAGTCCTGCATTGTCACGTGGATTATTGGTTGTAGGTGTCTGAACAGCATTTTCACCCACATGAAATTATAACAACATCTCAATAGACCAGAAGAAATGGAGACGTTCCTCGCACAGATGCAAGACCAAGTTTGCTTTCAATAGCAGTTCCTTCTGTTTTTCCGGACTGCCCTCACTATTTGAGCAAACCTTCAAGCTACAGAACTGGCCCTGAGGTAAAGAGACAGAAACTTGAAGAGCAAAATATTCAGGGAGCTGTTCAGGATAGTCTGAAGGAAAGGGAAATATATTTAAAAGCTCAGTCCATTGCATCACTATGTGAGTTAAAGGCAAAACTGTCAATGTTAAAGCTATCCAATTTCTGGAGTATCGTTACAAAACCTACATCTGTATTGTTTGCAAACATTCAAACAGTTTCTTCTCATGTGGTAAAATATTCTGTTCTTGTTGGTGAAGGCCTTGATGTATCAGTATTTGTCctgaacaagcaaacaaacaaaataggACTAAATGGGGACAAGGTTTTAACAAGGGTTTCAAGCATTGTTGAATTAGGTAATCTGTTGGACTGTGTGGAAGAAGCTGACATGCAGATTAATGTTCCAAATAATATTGAGCAAATTTTGAGTAATGTATGTGACAATCTGCAGACACTTAATTTATCTGAGTATGAAAAGAGCAAAAACATACACTTTATCATTGAACAgttgaaattactgtcatcaaacaAAATTTCATATCCTCCATCATTCATGATATTTTCTTGTTTATCTTATAGTAATTCCCCATGTGCTTATAGGTTTAATAGAGATTATGGTTTTTTGTAGGCCCCCATCCATCAACAATTCAAAGAGTGTGTTCTAGTATTAACATAGGTCCCCAGAAAGAgcaatgtgaaaataattttttatcatatACAAGAGGTAAATTTAAATTTCTTGAACCACATGAATATCATGTCAACCTTTTACTATATGAGATACATCTAAAAGAATATTTTGACTGTAAAGGAGAAAGTGTTGTTGGTATGGTTAATGGTGAATGTTTGACAGCAAATTCAGCATATATTTTCATGATCAACTGTGTACTGAGTAACTTTAAAGATGTTGTTCATATTTTACCAGTCAAGAAATTAACAGGTTATAATTTGCATCAGTGGATCAAAATAATTATATTGGGTCTTGAAGATACAGGATTCAAAGTACTGTCTGTAATTTCAGATAATAATTCTATTAATAGAAGGGCAATGTCATCATTTTCAAATCCCTCTTCAGTCTCTTATGAACCATCATAAAGTTTCAGTGAGACCATTGTTTTTGTAATTTGCTCTGTACACATCATGAAGTGCATCTAGCATAACTGGTTAAAGcaaaaaaataatttctgtataATTTATTCCACACTAAAAAAAATGATTCTTGCATACATTATGCCTGTTTTGATACCTTACTGATGCTATATGACCTTCAACATGAAAAACTGGCAAAATATTGTTATGGTCAAACTTTGAAAGCTATGAGAGCAAATAACTTTGAAAAACAAAATGCTGAACTAGCTCTGCAAATTTTCAGTGATTTCATAGCTAACGCCCATCAAACACTGGGGCCAAAACACTCCTTAGATCAGTGTGGAAACAGCAAATTACATTAGTTTGTTTATCAAATGGTGGAAAATAGCTAATGTGAAAAAAACCATTTAAAGGTAATAGGTTAAATGACGAATTCATGAGCCCTTAACAATGTACAACAGACGACCCCAAGTATGGATATCTTACAGGATTGTTAGAATGGCTAAGCGGATGGGAAAAAATAAGCATCCGATTTCCTGAGGGCTCactaacaaaagaaacattttcagCATTAATTCAGACAACATAGGCCTTTACAAAATTGTCTGAATGTTGTATTAATGAGTTGCAGTTTTCCTACTTTTTACcccataaatttcaaactgatttgGTCGAAGAGAGATTTGGAAAGTATATACAGTTATGTGGAGGTCAGTACAATGTCAGTATCAGGCAGGTGTATAAGGTAGAAAAGAAGCTTCGCTTGCAGCCTGTAATTATGCTAAATTTAAAATCAACTTTTTTGGTAAAATAAGAATACAGACCATACAGGATATTTTCTCAGATGACCCAAATACTGACATTGAGATTCCTTCCATATATGATGAAATAGTAGTCAAATCATCAGAACTTACTGAAAATTCCAGTGAAGATTTGCCTGTTCTTACATGTATAGCAGGGTATTGTAGCTACTCTGttttgaaaaacacaaaatgtgagttttgtaaagatattatggtGTTAGATAACATTTTAGATGATCAAGAAATGTATTCCCTAATACAGAATGTAAGTAGAGGAACACTGCACATTCCTTCCTCTAAAATTATCAGTGTGGTTGTCACAACTTACCTGACTGTTATGAAACTGTGTCATAAATTTGAAGCTGAGTTCCTTAAAGTACCAAACCAAAGAGAACTGGTTTCACACCTGGCTTGCAATTCAGTTTTAATGAATGAACTGCTCTGGGAAAGAGAATGTGATAATCACAGTGCTCAAGATACTTGCAAAAAAGTAATACAGATttcaaccaatgtatttcttaataatttcaccaaaaagaaaaataaaagcattGTGAAGGATGCTGTCcctagaaagaaaaacatattcaACAGAAGTAAGTGAAGCCTGAATTGAACTTTAATTGTAAACAGTATGCTGAATTTATGCAGTTTGAATACATACTGTACACACAAgttgtaagaatatttttattcattactaccCTGTATTTCCCTGGACTATTGTGATTAACAAAGCTATTCcttaaaaaagaaaactgattaataGGTCAGTGCATGTGAAATCAACCATTGGTCTGGTTCTTGAAACcttacattttcataaatttttgtacaTTGTGTTCAAATTTGATCCAGCTATCATTAATTTCcatttgatgatttgaaacaaatGCAAACAGTAAGTATCCCGCTAGCTCCAGCTAtaatacaaatttttttggccttaATACAGCAAATTTTGAGAATGCAATTTGATCCGAAAAGTTTGTACACGTCTCTTAGGTTTCCTAAAATTGACCTGTTTTGAACATACATACGGTTGCTTTTCCCATAGAAATGTAATCATGTTAGTCAGGCATTCACCTGCTAGTATTATCATTACAATGAAACTTTTTCACCAACAGAACAGTTTTAGCAGACAAAGACTGTCCAGGTTTAGGGTCAGAAGTAAAGAGTAGGCCCTTTCCTGCAGCTGCTTACTCTAGACTCTCTTTCTATACAAGTTAGTTTTCACTTTTACTAGTTGTCTTTAAACTTGTCAATCATTTCTGTTTGTGTATCATCACAGCCAAGTATTTCCTGATTTTCACCGGTTTCTTCCTGAAAGAAGGTTTCACTTAATTTCAATGTTCTTTTGTCAGCTTTATCTTTACAAAAATTTTTGAGatgatacatttctttattactcagGATTTCTGTAATGAAAGCAGAGGCTTTCAACAAATACAAGTCTTCTTCAGCACCCACAAACTCAGGGCCATTAGACATGCTTCAATTCAATTGTACCTTTCCATAAGATTTTTTGCTTTCAGTTATCAGTAGTTCAGGTTTTCTTTCATTAGATGATTTCACTCTACATGAAGTCTTTCTTAAATACGTAAGTTCAGATCAATCGTCCATAAGTTACATTTCCACAATATTTACTCATGCCGTGTAAGTTTCTTTCTAAGGGATTACAACAAAATTTTGACCACTTTTTATCCACAGTTTATCTTCTTAAGAAATCAAAGAAGGATAAATCACAATTATCGGAAAGATGAAACTGATAAGAGAtacaaaaatttaaattcattagtttaaagcaacacttttttgaaATACCATTGTTCAAACACAATAATGCCTGCCAGTGAAGTTTAGTGCTGGAGTCTTCAGAATGTACTGAATCGTATTGTTGCATTCTGTGTAAAATGTCACTACTGGGTCATTCCACACCAAgtggtctaaaactgaaaaaagttcccaccatcatggtctccaattttcgtcaaattttaactgtagctttagtcaagtgttgaagtaagtttcccaagatttcaggcctctagctgcaatagctgctgatctagacccccttgtctgaagtgtacttagtccgtgtgcatgcaacataaaaaaaatgtcatatttggagtctaataaaatcgaaactaattcataagaatggttagtaagatgcgaccctgtacagttttttttgctgattccaacgaaattatgtataacattactcatgcaaaccccggtcaaataactcgactcaaagtatacttcaaaatttgtcgtgacacaacgcgacaaattttgaccaatattaagactgcaatgatttccttgcagttgaagatatggacttgaacttttggccaagcttcatgcttgtgctagacataatgcagccggatttgcaatgatccaggccatatggtcgccctgcagtatctcttcaaattaggcagtgtcagcacaaacggtaaaatttaccaaagtttcaagccaattactaaaaaatagttggcctgaatctgcttgtgaatagtatcacctaaaagagaaactcttgctctacaagactgacatttgttttttttgcaacgcgaccattaagtactcattaactcacatcaaagttgttatattttgtatgcgcgatgcactaatttttcttcatttctaggaatttgaatcttaatagtcgcttagaattactgatataattggatatttcattcgtgttttattcagtgattggccagtgagagatgtcagaagttaatgaagaagaagaatcgttggccccctgttcaattggaaaagatgctgctgcatcaaagtgccatgttatcttctatgctaagaagactggattcaaagcgtttagtgatttcacagaatgtgaccagaaattgcttgtttcgcgttcagaagccaaacttgacgaaaattccatcatttgcttccaccatgaagccctcttcctacatgaatatcaagcgatgcaaaagaaatgttgcaatccattcaagaagaggaatcacaatgtaaaagctggacttagactgcttgataatgaaacagctgccaaactttgcctgttaaagaaaaaagaagtgattgatataaaacctggtcagaagctttgccctcgctgcatgtcggcactgaaccaaaagctagaagattcatcatcactatcaacccaatctgaacaagatttcacaacggatgaaactgaaccagccatcaacaaaagtttatcatttattggtgcttcaccattgaaaagaagacaactaagtaaaagagataagcaaagctatgcaaaaagaaagatcttggatgcacaaagtttaattgggaatcaaattgctgctgctgtaggaatcaattacgatgaacagccaagttcaagtaaaagtcgcccatgcaataattgtgcagatcttgataatcttatagaagagttgaaagaaaaatgtaaagtgtcaaatcgtaggacaaaagttcaaatattgaccttggttccaagaagctggacaattaaagatacgacaacagcatttaatgtatcagaaagaatggtaaagcaagcgagaaaactgaagaatgagcaaggtgttctagcttttccagcaaat
This genomic stretch from Schistocerca cancellata isolate TAMUIC-IGC-003103 chromosome 2, iqSchCanc2.1, whole genome shotgun sequence harbors:
- the LOC126155867 gene encoding ARL14 effector protein-like — translated: MSEVNEEEESLAPCSIGKDAAASKCHVIFYAKKTGFKAFSDFTECDQKLLVSRSEAKLDENSIICFHHEALFLHEYQAMQKKCCNPFKKRNHNVKAGLRLLDNETAAKLCLLKKKEVIDIKPGQKLCPRCMSALNQKLEDSSSLSTQSEQDFTTDETEPAINKSLSFIGASPLKRRQLSKRDKQSYAKRKILDAQSLIGNQIAAAVGINYDEQPSSTKRKLKKKKLLKKKDSCKGTL